A genomic segment from Desulfallas thermosapovorans DSM 6562 encodes:
- a CDS encoding 3D domain-containing protein, protein MLLVVAIISAYRVAQKEVNLLVDGKKWQVHTFYSDVAGVLQENGIDLAEKDRVNPGLDTALTDGMTVEVRRAVPVQLQVGNEKYHLLSSAKTVGEVLEEEGVVLGERDQVTPGLDTRLDKETSIQVDRITTKVVEEEVPIPYRIQREADNTLFSGIVRVINNGKEGLEKKIWEIVYKNGKEVEKKLLASTVIEEPVDRVVRVGTMRTVTRGGNTIRFSRAYDMVATAYTYTGNNTATGVSPRVGIVAVDPSVIPMGSRLYVEGYGYCTAMDKGRAIRGNRIDVFLESRSQALSWGRRTVKVYLLE, encoded by the coding sequence TTGCTGCTGGTTGTGGCTATTATCTCAGCATACCGGGTGGCCCAAAAGGAAGTTAATCTGTTGGTGGACGGTAAGAAGTGGCAGGTGCATACTTTTTATAGTGACGTTGCCGGAGTGTTACAGGAAAACGGTATTGACCTGGCCGAAAAGGACCGGGTGAACCCGGGTTTGGATACCGCCTTGACTGATGGTATGACGGTTGAAGTGCGCCGGGCGGTGCCGGTACAATTGCAGGTGGGTAATGAAAAATATCATCTGCTCAGCTCTGCCAAAACCGTTGGTGAGGTACTTGAGGAAGAAGGCGTGGTGCTTGGGGAGCGGGATCAGGTGACCCCCGGCCTTGATACCCGGCTGGATAAGGAAACCAGTATTCAAGTGGACCGTATCACCACCAAGGTTGTTGAGGAAGAAGTACCCATCCCCTACCGGATACAGCGGGAGGCGGATAATACATTGTTTAGCGGTATTGTCCGGGTAATCAATAACGGCAAAGAGGGACTGGAAAAAAAGATATGGGAAATAGTATATAAAAACGGTAAAGAGGTGGAAAAGAAACTTTTGGCCAGCACTGTTATTGAGGAACCCGTGGACCGGGTGGTCCGGGTGGGCACCATGCGCACCGTTACCAGGGGTGGCAATACCATCAGGTTTTCCCGTGCTTATGATATGGTGGCCACCGCTTATACCTATACCGGAAACAACACTGCCACCGGGGTTAGCCCCCGTGTGGGAATTGTGGCGGTGGACCCGTCGGTAATTCCCATGGGCAGCCGGCTGTACGTGGAAGGGTACGGGTACTGCACGGCCATGGACAAGGGAAGAGCCATCAGAGGAAACCGGATTGATGTTTTTCTGGAAAGTCGCAGTCAGGCCTTAAGTTGGGGCAGGCGTACAGTTAAAGTATATTTGCTTGAATAA
- the cobO gene encoding cob(I)yrinic acid a,c-diamide adenosyltransferase: protein MEQTPGNTRGLTLVFTGNGKGKTTAALGMALRAWGQGMKVLVLQFIKGGWKYGELKAAEKLGPNFVMRQMGEGFIKGAGDDGLEAHRAAAQNALQEAKKAVVEGAADMIILDEINYAVHYGLVDLAEVLDIIRSKPPGVHLVLTGRNVAEEVANLADLVTEMKEIKHPFAAGIPAQKGIEF from the coding sequence TTGGAACAGACACCGGGCAACACCAGGGGGTTGACGCTGGTATTTACAGGAAATGGCAAAGGTAAAACCACCGCGGCGCTGGGTATGGCCCTCAGGGCCTGGGGCCAGGGCATGAAGGTATTGGTTTTGCAATTTATCAAGGGCGGTTGGAAATACGGCGAGCTCAAGGCGGCGGAAAAACTGGGCCCCAACTTTGTGATGAGGCAAATGGGGGAAGGCTTTATCAAGGGGGCCGGTGACGATGGTTTGGAGGCGCACCGGGCGGCGGCCCAAAATGCCCTTCAAGAGGCCAAAAAGGCTGTGGTGGAAGGGGCCGCCGATATGATCATCCTGGATGAAATAAACTATGCTGTGCACTACGGGCTGGTGGACCTGGCGGAGGTGCTGGATATAATCCGCAGTAAACCGCCCGGTGTGCACCTGGTACTTACCGGGCGCAATGTGGCTGAAGAGGTGGCCAATCTGGCGGACCTGGTAACGGAAATGAAAGAAATAAAACATCCCTTTGCCGCCGGTATTCCGGCCCAAAAGGGTATCGAGTTTTAA
- a CDS encoding TatD family hydrolase, which translates to MDTGTGQINRVTAGTPVTGELFDTHTHLYDEQFDADLDQVFSRMAGARVTRVLCVGFDVNSSEQALAMAQSRPGVVAAVGVHPHDAADVAPDYLDRLAGLARHPRVVALGEMGLDYYRDLSPRPVQRQIFREQLALVRELVMPVIIHVRDAFGDMMDILRADGISPAGGVMHCFSGSWEWARQAMEMGFYISLAGPVTFKKAPKLKEIAVKVPQDRLLIETDCPYLAPEPYRGRRNEPAYVKYIAEHIARLRDMPPGELARVTTANAKKLFNME; encoded by the coding sequence ATGGATACCGGAACGGGTCAAATAAACCGGGTAACCGCCGGGACACCGGTGACCGGTGAGCTGTTTGATACCCATACCCACCTGTACGATGAACAATTTGACGCCGACCTGGACCAGGTGTTCAGCCGCATGGCCGGGGCCAGGGTCACCCGGGTGCTGTGCGTGGGCTTTGACGTAAATTCCTCGGAGCAGGCGCTGGCCATGGCCCAAAGCCGCCCCGGCGTGGTGGCGGCGGTGGGGGTGCACCCCCATGATGCTGCAGATGTGGCCCCGGATTACCTGGACCGTCTGGCCGGTTTGGCCCGCCATCCCCGGGTGGTGGCGCTGGGGGAAATGGGCCTGGATTACTACCGGGATCTTTCCCCGCGCCCGGTGCAGCGCCAAATCTTCCGGGAGCAGCTGGCCCTGGTGCGGGAACTGGTCATGCCGGTGATTATTCACGTGCGGGACGCCTTCGGGGATATGATGGATATTTTGCGTGCCGACGGTATCAGCCCCGCCGGGGGTGTGATGCACTGTTTCAGCGGTAGTTGGGAATGGGCCCGGCAGGCCATGGAGATGGGGTTTTATATTTCCCTGGCCGGGCCGGTAACCTTTAAAAAAGCGCCCAAGTTAAAGGAAATTGCCGTTAAGGTGCCGCAAGACCGGCTGCTCATAGAAACCGACTGCCCCTACCTGGCCCCGGAGCCTTACCGGGGGCGGCGCAATGAGCCGGCCTATGTAAAATACATAGCTGAGCATATTGCCCGGTTAAGGGATATGCCGCCGGGGGAACTGGCCCGGGTTACCACCGCCAACGCTAAAAAATTGTTCAATATGGAATGA
- the metG gene encoding methionine--tRNA ligase, whose product MEKKKTFYITTPIYYPSDNLHIGHAYTTVAADAMARFKKLTGHEVWFLTGSDEHGQKIERSARERGETPLEYVDKIVAGFKHLWSSLNISNDDFIRTTEERHKRVVQKFFQKLYDQGDIYKANYKGWYCTPCETLWTEARLEEGNCPDCGRPVEPLEEESYFFKMSKYADRLLKYIEDNPDFIQPTSRRNEMVSFIKSGLEDLCVSRTTFDWGIPVPFDEKHVIYVWVDALTNYISALGYDEENDALYQQFWPADIHLVGKDIVRFHTIIWPILLMALDLPLPKQVVGHGWVLLDSGKMSKSKGNVVDPLVLIDKYGVDAIRYYLLREMPLGADIIYSEEALVHRINVDLANDFGNLFNRTCAMVNKYFKGQLKPPSDPEGPDGELLDLARTTPAEVEELMERREISNALAAIMRLVGRANKYLEETAPWALAKDPEKQERLNTVLYNVAEVLRFATVMVSPFMPGLPGRAWPLLGIEDKPQLHTWESLVWGKLPGGTVLKRGEPLFPRIDPATLGEEE is encoded by the coding sequence ATGGAAAAAAAGAAAACCTTTTATATAACCACGCCAATTTATTATCCCAGCGATAACCTGCATATCGGGCACGCCTATACTACTGTAGCCGCCGACGCCATGGCCAGGTTTAAGAAACTGACCGGCCATGAGGTTTGGTTTTTGACCGGCTCTGACGAGCACGGCCAGAAAATTGAGCGCTCGGCCCGGGAGCGGGGTGAAACGCCGCTGGAGTATGTGGATAAGATTGTGGCCGGTTTCAAGCACCTTTGGAGCAGTTTGAACATCAGCAATGATGATTTTATTCGTACCACCGAAGAGAGGCACAAAAGGGTGGTGCAGAAATTCTTCCAGAAACTGTACGATCAGGGTGATATTTATAAGGCCAACTATAAGGGTTGGTACTGTACACCCTGTGAAACCCTGTGGACCGAGGCGCGCCTGGAGGAGGGCAACTGCCCCGACTGTGGTCGCCCGGTGGAGCCGTTGGAGGAGGAAAGTTATTTCTTTAAAATGTCCAAGTATGCCGATCGCTTGCTCAAGTATATCGAGGACAATCCCGATTTTATCCAGCCCACCTCCCGGCGCAATGAAATGGTCAGTTTTATCAAAAGCGGTCTGGAGGACCTTTGCGTTTCCCGTACCACCTTTGACTGGGGTATTCCCGTGCCCTTTGACGAAAAGCACGTTATATACGTCTGGGTGGATGCGCTGACCAACTATATTTCGGCTTTGGGTTACGATGAGGAAAACGATGCCTTGTACCAACAGTTCTGGCCCGCCGATATACACCTGGTGGGTAAAGATATCGTTCGTTTTCATACCATTATCTGGCCCATTCTCCTTATGGCCCTGGATTTACCCCTGCCCAAGCAGGTGGTGGGACACGGCTGGGTGCTATTGGACAGCGGCAAAATGAGCAAATCCAAGGGCAACGTGGTGGACCCGCTGGTATTAATCGATAAATACGGTGTGGATGCCATACGCTATTACTTGCTCCGGGAAATGCCCCTGGGGGCTGATATCATTTATTCCGAGGAGGCCCTGGTGCACCGTATCAATGTTGACCTGGCCAATGATTTCGGCAACCTGTTCAACCGTACCTGTGCCATGGTCAACAAGTATTTCAAAGGGCAGTTAAAGCCCCCCTCCGACCCCGAAGGACCGGACGGGGAACTGTTGGATTTGGCTCGCACAACGCCGGCGGAGGTGGAGGAGTTAATGGAACGCCGGGAGATTTCCAATGCCCTGGCGGCCATAATGCGCCTGGTGGGTCGGGCCAACAAATACCTGGAGGAAACTGCTCCCTGGGCGCTGGCCAAAGACCCGGAGAAACAGGAGCGGCTGAATACCGTGCTTTATAACGTAGCCGAGGTATTGCGCTTTGCCACGGTGATGGTGTCACCCTTTATGCCCGGACTGCCCGGGCGGGCCTGGCCCCTGTTGGGAATTGAAGACAAACCCCAACTGCATACCTGGGAATCCCTTGTGTGGGGTAAGCTACCGGGCGGTACCGTGTTAAAACGGGGTGAGCCGCTGTTCCCGCGCATTGACCCGGCCACCCTGGGGGAGGAGGAATAA
- a CDS encoding AbrB/MazE/SpoVT family DNA-binding domain-containing protein produces the protein MKSTGIVRKVDELGRVVIPIELRRTLGIDEKDALEIYVDAEKIILKKYEPACVFCGNAADVQHYKGKLVCRNCALAMFENVKEDVKAM, from the coding sequence TTGAAATCTACTGGTATTGTAAGAAAGGTGGACGAGCTGGGCCGCGTGGTAATTCCCATCGAATTACGCCGCACTCTCGGCATTGATGAAAAGGATGCCCTGGAAATTTACGTTGATGCCGAAAAAATTATATTAAAGAAATATGAGCCCGCCTGCGTATTCTGCGGCAATGCCGCCGATGTGCAGCACTACAAAGGCAAACTCGTCTGCCGGAATTGCGCCCTGGCCATGTTTGAAAATGTTAAAGAAGATGTTAAAGCCATGTAG
- the rsmI gene encoding 16S rRNA (cytidine(1402)-2'-O)-methyltransferase, producing the protein MRSGETCGTLYLCATPIGNLEDITLRVIRVLGEVDLVAAEDTRHTRKLFSHYDIHTALTSYHEHNRQAKGRYIIEQLLLGKNVALVSDAGTPGISDPGAELVQGALERGIPVTSLPGPSALLTALTVSGLPLDRFVFEGFLPAKNKERRRRLAELARETRTVVLYESPHRLPKTLGELVDAMGDRRACAARELTKLHEDVRRGTLAQLREQFTGEPPRGEFVLVIEGRPAEGDGTNTVDGNLTPEEYVRLLQEEGVPPTKAIKIVARLRSIPRRELYNQVSGSK; encoded by the coding sequence ATGCGATCAGGTGAAACATGTGGTACTCTGTATCTGTGCGCCACACCCATAGGTAACCTGGAGGATATCACATTGCGGGTCATCAGGGTACTGGGGGAAGTTGATCTGGTGGCGGCTGAAGATACCCGCCATACCCGTAAATTATTCAGTCATTATGACATTCACACCGCCCTGACCAGTTATCACGAGCATAACCGGCAGGCCAAGGGCAGGTATATTATAGAACAGCTCCTGCTGGGGAAAAACGTGGCTCTGGTCAGCGACGCCGGTACGCCGGGTATTTCCGACCCGGGTGCGGAATTGGTGCAAGGGGCCCTGGAAAGGGGTATTCCGGTGACGTCACTGCCCGGTCCCAGTGCTTTGCTTACTGCACTGACCGTGTCCGGCCTGCCCCTGGACAGGTTCGTCTTTGAAGGTTTTTTACCCGCCAAGAACAAAGAGCGCCGCCGGCGGTTGGCGGAACTGGCCCGGGAAACAAGGACGGTTGTTTTATATGAGTCTCCCCACCGGTTGCCAAAGACACTGGGTGAATTGGTGGATGCCATGGGTGACCGGCGGGCTTGCGCGGCCCGGGAGTTGACCAAGCTGCATGAAGATGTGCGGCGCGGTACACTGGCGCAGTTGCGGGAGCAATTCACCGGCGAGCCGCCCCGGGGAGAATTTGTGCTGGTGATTGAGGGCCGCCCGGCTGAAGGTGATGGGACAAACACCGTGGATGGCAATTTGACGCCGGAAGAGTACGTCCGTTTACTGCAGGAAGAAGGGGTACCGCCCACCAAGGCTATAAAAATAGTTGCCCGCCTGAGGAGTATTCCCCGGCGGGAATTGTACAATCAAGTAAGCGGTTCCAAATAG
- a CDS encoding initiation control protein YabA — translation MEGRVQELLSEIKNMKNVVEVLETENAKLRQQLILMYEMHEDNDTGSGCSPKRVTGRQNLVNLYNQGFHICNIYFGQLREGECLFCAAFLRRKQG, via the coding sequence CTGGAGGGCAGGGTTCAAGAGCTGTTATCCGAAATCAAAAACATGAAAAATGTTGTCGAGGTGCTCGAAACAGAAAATGCAAAGCTCCGGCAGCAACTAATTCTGATGTATGAAATGCACGAGGATAATGACACGGGTTCCGGCTGCTCGCCAAAACGGGTTACGGGGCGGCAAAATTTGGTTAATTTGTACAACCAGGGGTTTCATATATGTAACATTTATTTTGGCCAGTTACGGGAAGGCGAGTGTCTATTTTGCGCCGCTTTTTTACGCCGCAAGCAGGGGTGA
- a CDS encoding PSP1 domain-containing protein encodes MSYTVVGIRFKPAGKIYYFDPGELKLSLNDGVIVETSRGIEYGIVVIEPRQVPEEEVVGALKMVLRLAGEDDLEQLRANREKEIKAMEICLAKIADHGLPMKLVDVEQTFDGNKIIFYFTADGRIDFRELVKDLAAVFRTRIELRQIGVRDEAKMMGGLGCCGRELCCATWLADFATVSIRMAKEQNLSLNPTKISGICGRLMCCLKFENEVYEQAKEGYPEIGRRVTTPDGEGKVSSINIFKQTVNVELRESKLIKEYPCSIIELESVEGDHGESPNVKNEGAGGQGSRAVIRNQKHEKCCRGARNRKCKAPAATNSDV; translated from the coding sequence TTGTCGTATACTGTAGTGGGAATACGTTTTAAACCGGCAGGTAAAATATATTACTTTGATCCCGGAGAATTAAAGTTGTCCTTAAACGATGGGGTTATTGTGGAAACGTCCAGGGGTATTGAATACGGAATCGTGGTGATTGAACCCCGCCAGGTGCCCGAGGAAGAAGTGGTGGGAGCACTTAAAATGGTGCTGCGCCTGGCCGGCGAGGATGACCTGGAACAGCTGCGGGCCAACCGGGAGAAGGAAATTAAGGCCATGGAAATATGCCTGGCTAAAATTGCCGACCATGGCCTGCCCATGAAACTGGTGGATGTGGAACAAACCTTTGACGGTAATAAAATTATCTTTTACTTTACCGCCGATGGACGGATAGATTTTCGGGAACTGGTCAAGGACCTGGCTGCGGTGTTCCGAACCCGTATAGAACTGCGCCAGATTGGTGTCCGGGATGAAGCTAAAATGATGGGGGGACTTGGCTGTTGCGGCAGAGAGTTATGCTGTGCCACCTGGCTGGCTGATTTTGCCACGGTATCCATTCGCATGGCCAAGGAACAAAATCTTTCCTTGAATCCTACTAAAATTTCAGGTATTTGTGGCCGTTTAATGTGCTGCCTGAAGTTTGAGAACGAAGTTTACGAGCAGGCCAAAGAAGGTTATCCGGAGATCGGCAGGCGGGTAACCACTCCGGATGGCGAAGGTAAGGTGAGTAGTATAAATATTTTCAAGCAGACTGTAAATGTTGAGCTGCGGGAAAGTAAACTGATTAAGGAATATCCCTGCAGCATAATTGAACTGGAATCCGTGGAAGGTGATCATGGTGAATCCCCTAACGTTAAAAATGAAGGCGCTGGAGGGCAGGGTTCAAGAGCTGTTATCCGAAATCAAAAACATGAAAAATGTTGTCGAGGTGCTCGAAACAGAAAATGCAAAGCTCCGGCAGCAACTAATTCTGATGTATGA
- the holB gene encoding DNA polymerase III subunit delta', whose protein sequence is MPVLRDVVGHEQIKKRLRSALVKGLVNHAYLFGGPAGIGKKTAGLAFARALLCRRGGGDACGQCDDCIRSEQGVHPDLHVIRPEGATIKINQLRALQGGASFTAYGAARQVFLMEQAEKMTLAAANCFLKILEEPPPGIVFILVTDDSARMLPTVLSRCQQYRFSPLPREQVLQVLANAGAGRDSDSASVAAALSGGCPGRALALLDGLDKRNAMLDLLMHIVRERPGSVFLPVDELAEREGLADFIDYVILFFRDVLIWQITGSTELIINVDRISYIIELAGAYARPRVMDILITAEKSSARLAGNVNQRLVLDSLLFKITGLGDDDRG, encoded by the coding sequence ATGCCGGTGCTGCGGGACGTGGTGGGCCACGAACAGATCAAAAAGCGCTTGAGGAGTGCCCTGGTTAAGGGACTGGTGAATCATGCCTATCTTTTTGGCGGGCCGGCGGGAATTGGTAAGAAAACCGCCGGGCTAGCCTTTGCCCGGGCGTTATTGTGTCGCCGTGGCGGGGGGGATGCCTGCGGGCAATGTGACGATTGTATCCGCTCGGAGCAAGGTGTGCATCCCGATTTACACGTTATCCGTCCGGAAGGGGCTACGATAAAAATAAACCAGCTGCGGGCCTTGCAGGGTGGCGCTTCCTTTACCGCCTATGGCGCGGCCAGGCAGGTTTTTTTGATGGAACAGGCCGAGAAGATGACTTTGGCGGCAGCCAACTGTTTTTTAAAAATACTGGAAGAACCCCCGCCGGGGATAGTGTTTATACTGGTGACCGATGACTCTGCAAGGATGCTGCCCACAGTGCTCTCCCGCTGCCAGCAGTACCGTTTCAGCCCCTTGCCCCGGGAGCAGGTTCTGCAGGTGCTGGCTAATGCCGGTGCGGGTCGTGACAGTGACAGTGCCTCTGTAGCGGCGGCGCTGTCCGGGGGATGTCCGGGCCGGGCGCTGGCGCTGCTGGACGGGCTGGACAAGCGCAATGCCATGCTGGACCTGCTGATGCATATAGTCCGGGAAAGGCCGGGCAGTGTATTTTTGCCGGTGGATGAACTGGCGGAGCGGGAGGGCCTGGCGGATTTTATAGATTACGTGATTCTTTTTTTTCGAGATGTATTAATCTGGCAAATAACCGGCTCCACCGAGCTTATCATTAACGTGGACCGGATTTCATATATTATCGAATTGGCCGGTGCTTATGCCAGGCCGCGGGTTATGGACATACTGATAACGGCGGAAAAATCGTCGGCCCGCCTGGCGGGCAATGTTAACCAGCGCCTGGTGCTGGACTCATTGTTATTCAAAATTACCGGCCTGGGAGATGATGATCGGGGGTAG
- the tmk gene encoding dTMP kinase: protein MLAGKFLVFEGIDGAGKTTQMKLLAEFLENRGLPVLCTREPGGTRVGARLRGLLLDPACHDITPRTEAFLYAADRAQHVIEKIVPALERGVTVLCDRFVYSTLAYQGWGRGMDMALLRQLNDLATGGLVPDAVVLLDLAVAEGRRRVLGQRSPDRLEGEKLAFFQRVREGYLEQAAIWPNVFRIIQADQPVHDVHRQILEALNDL from the coding sequence TTGCTGGCAGGTAAATTTTTAGTATTCGAGGGTATTGACGGGGCCGGTAAAACCACCCAGATGAAACTGCTGGCCGAATTCTTGGAGAACCGGGGCCTGCCGGTACTGTGTACCCGGGAACCCGGCGGTACCCGGGTCGGGGCCAGGCTAAGGGGGCTACTTTTAGACCCGGCATGTCATGATATAACCCCCCGTACCGAGGCCTTTTTATATGCGGCGGACCGGGCCCAGCATGTTATTGAAAAAATAGTACCTGCTTTGGAACGGGGAGTAACGGTGCTTTGCGACCGGTTTGTATATTCCACCCTGGCTTACCAGGGGTGGGGTCGGGGTATGGATATGGCGCTGCTGCGGCAATTAAATGATTTGGCCACTGGCGGCCTTGTGCCGGACGCAGTGGTGCTTTTGGACCTGGCAGTGGCTGAAGGCAGGCGCCGGGTGCTGGGACAGCGTTCGCCGGACCGGCTGGAGGGTGAGAAGTTAGCCTTTTTCCAGCGGGTGCGGGAGGGCTACCTGGAACAGGCCGCTATATGGCCCAACGTTTTTCGGATCATACAGGCTGACCAGCCGGTGCATGATGTGCACCGGCAGATTTTAGAGGCACTTAATGATTTATAA
- a CDS encoding aminotransferase class I/II-fold pyridoxal phosphate-dependent enzyme produces the protein MPNNYEHVPLLAALQKYSAQKPVRLHVPGHGGGPGLPAAMRRANLPAWDVTELAELDDLHNPAGVIAAAQRSAAELYGARCTFFLVNGTTVGIQALIAATCSEERVLVLPRNVHRSVLGGLVVSGARPVFIEPCIVPGFGFAAGFTPDKLEVALGQNPGAGAVLAVHPCYYGVVGNLAGLDKVCRRYGVPLLVDEAHGTHLRMHPGLPADALSLGADAVVQSVHKTGGALTQASWLHLGTELIERGRVARALRLLQTSSPSYILMASLDAARRQLALKGRALLDELLALAAETAGKINQIPGLAVLGQEHLNGPGAVGYDPTRLVVSVRGLGVSGYVVARRLADKHGIYVEMADSLNVVAVLSLGTDRAGVQALCGALAETSRWAAAESGSANRHSQGPPPVGPPMPPQVMTPRRAWLAGQKKVALEDARGLVAAEIIAVYPPGIAVIYPGEEITSEVIEYLIQVRAAGIHIQGAADPGLSTVRVVNL, from the coding sequence TTGCCCAATAATTATGAACATGTACCCTTGCTGGCTGCCTTACAAAAATATAGTGCCCAAAAACCCGTGCGTTTACATGTGCCGGGTCACGGCGGCGGCCCGGGGTTACCCGCGGCAATGCGCCGGGCTAACCTGCCTGCCTGGGATGTCACAGAGCTGGCGGAATTGGATGATTTGCACAACCCTGCAGGGGTGATTGCCGCGGCTCAGCGAAGTGCAGCGGAACTGTACGGTGCCCGGTGTACCTTTTTTTTAGTGAACGGCACCACAGTGGGAATACAGGCTCTGATTGCCGCCACCTGCAGCGAGGAAAGGGTGCTGGTGCTGCCGCGCAACGTGCACCGGTCGGTGCTGGGCGGGCTGGTGGTCAGCGGGGCCCGCCCGGTGTTTATAGAACCCTGTATTGTACCCGGATTTGGCTTTGCGGCCGGCTTTACGCCGGACAAGCTGGAGGTCGCCCTGGGGCAAAATCCCGGCGCAGGGGCCGTGCTGGCTGTGCACCCGTGCTATTACGGAGTGGTGGGTAACCTGGCCGGTTTGGACAAGGTGTGCCGGCGATACGGGGTGCCCCTGCTGGTGGATGAAGCCCATGGCACACACCTGCGCATGCATCCCGGGTTGCCGGCCGATGCATTGTCCCTGGGGGCCGATGCCGTGGTACAGAGTGTTCATAAAACAGGAGGTGCGCTGACCCAGGCCTCCTGGCTGCACCTGGGCACGGAGTTGATCGAACGGGGCCGGGTGGCCAGGGCACTGCGCTTGCTGCAAACCAGCAGCCCCTCTTATATTTTAATGGCCTCACTGGATGCGGCACGACGGCAGTTGGCCTTAAAGGGGCGGGCTTTATTGGATGAATTACTGGCCCTGGCCGCCGAGACTGCGGGTAAAATAAATCAGATACCGGGCCTGGCCGTGCTGGGCCAGGAGCATCTAAACGGGCCCGGTGCTGTGGGTTATGACCCCACCCGCCTGGTGGTTTCGGTGCGGGGGCTGGGGGTCAGCGGGTATGTGGTGGCCCGGAGGCTGGCTGATAAACATGGTATATATGTGGAAATGGCGGATAGCTTAAATGTGGTGGCGGTATTGTCCCTGGGCACGGACCGGGCGGGCGTGCAGGCGCTGTGCGGTGCTTTGGCGGAAACCAGCCGGTGGGCGGCAGCCGAGTCCGGCAGCGCTAACCGGCACAGCCAGGGGCCGCCGCCGGTGGGGCCTCCAATGCCGCCGCAAGTGATGACGCCACGCCGGGCCTGGCTGGCGGGGCAAAAAAAGGTGGCCCTGGAGGATGCCAGGGGTTTGGTGGCCGCGGAAATAATTGCAGTTTATCCCCCCGGCATAGCGGTAATTTATCCCGGGGAGGAAATCACCTCCGAGGTTATAGAATACTTGATACAGGTGCGGGCCGCGGGTATACACATTCAGGGCGCTGCCGATCCCGGGCTGTCCACGGTCCGGGTGGTGAATTTATAG
- a CDS encoding sigma factor G inhibitor Gin: protein MGDVMNSHVCLFCGESRDPESGVYIRGYYICPGCEIKICCLTVDSANYEYYRNGLKRIWCLADTCSPWDEACFWASLARR, encoded by the coding sequence ATGGGTGATGTTATGAACAGCCATGTTTGTCTTTTTTGCGGCGAAAGCCGGGACCCGGAATCCGGCGTTTATATCAGGGGATATTACATTTGCCCTGGCTGTGAGATAAAAATATGCTGCCTCACCGTGGACAGTGCCAATTATGAATATTACAGAAACGGGCTTAAAAGAATATGGTGTTTGGCGGATACCTGTTCCCCCTGGGATGAGGCTTGTTTTTGGGCCAGCCTGGCCCGCCGGTGA
- a CDS encoding 4Fe-4S dicluster domain-containing protein — protein MAQTFKGRTLEVEKGFWTLFPGLCKGCGLCIEKCPKKCMSWSDVLGVYGTPSVEINDECIACGICQNFCPDCAIAVEKKKEPKKQN, from the coding sequence ATGGCTCAAACCTTCAAGGGGCGCACCCTGGAAGTGGAAAAAGGTTTTTGGACATTGTTCCCCGGGCTTTGCAAGGGATGCGGCCTGTGTATTGAGAAGTGTCCCAAAAAGTGCATGAGCTGGTCCGATGTGCTGGGGGTATATGGTACGCCTTCGGTGGAGATAAACGATGAGTGTATTGCCTGCGGCATCTGCCAGAATTTCTGCCCGGATTGTGCCATAGCAGTGGAGAAAAAGAAAGAACCGAAGAAACAAAACTGA
- a CDS encoding 2-oxoacid:acceptor oxidoreductase family protein: MAKPVKIILAGEGGQGVQSVAEIIAEAANEEGREALYIPNFGVEQRGGVSVAYLQIADEPIGAPKFQIGDIVVALSDRAVHRTKQYAGPETIFVYDSGIENIEDALPKNAKKVLGIPAIEVSKKELHPRVFNIIIMGAVIKATEVVAVEDAKAAVEKKLGYKFEKNPKLREMNFRAIERGMELVAGIL, encoded by the coding sequence ATGGCTAAGCCGGTAAAAATTATCCTGGCCGGCGAGGGTGGCCAGGGCGTGCAATCGGTGGCCGAAATCATTGCCGAGGCGGCCAACGAAGAGGGGCGCGAGGCGCTGTATATACCCAACTTTGGTGTGGAACAGCGGGGCGGTGTTTCGGTGGCGTACCTGCAGATAGCTGATGAGCCCATCGGGGCGCCAAAGTTTCAAATTGGTGATATCGTAGTGGCATTAAGTGACCGGGCCGTTCACCGCACCAAGCAGTACGCGGGTCCCGAAACCATATTTGTTTACGATTCCGGCATTGAAAATATCGAAGATGCTCTACCCAAAAACGCTAAAAAGGTGCTGGGCATTCCTGCCATCGAAGTATCCAAGAAGGAACTGCATCCCCGGGTGTTTAACATTATCATCATGGGCGCAGTGATCAAGGCCACCGAGGTGGTGGCCGTGGAGGACGCCAAGGCGGCCGTGGAGAAGAAGCTTGGTTATAAATTCGAGAAGAATCCCAAGCTCCGGGAAATGAATTTCCGGGCCATAGAACGCGGCATGGAATTGGTGGCCGGCATACTGTAA